In the genome of Fusarium poae strain DAOMC 252244 chromosome 1, whole genome shotgun sequence, the window CCCAGGCGTGCCTGTCATGGCGTTGACAGCTACTGCGACAAAAAATGTCATTGTTGATATCAGGCACAATCTTGGAATGGACGACTGCCAAACCTTCTCACAGAGCTTCAATCGCCCGAATTTGTACTACGAGGTTCGGCCCAAATCGACAGGCGAAAAAACCATTGAAAGCATTGCATCGCTTATTCAATCCAAATACGCTAACAAGAGTGGAATTGTTTATACAATCTCACGAAAGAATGCTGAGAAGGTGGCTGAGAGTCTCTCGGATAGTGGAATTACGGCCAGGCATTATCACGCAGGTTGCGACCCTCAAGAAAAGGTTGATGTGCAAAATGCCTGGCAAAGAGGCCAAGTTAAAGTTGTTGTTGCAACAATTGCTTTCGGGATGGGAATTGACAAACCTGATGTGAGATTTGTTATACATCACGGACTCCCAAAGAGTTTGGAAGGTTACTACCAGGAGACGGGTCGTGCTGGCAGAGATGGAAACCCGTCGGACTGCATTCTTTTCTACGGCAAAGCGGACATAAGAGTCCTAAAGAAACTGATTGCCGATGGAGACGGTAGTCATGAACAAAGAGAGCGTCAGATGTCAATGTTGAACAGGGTCACAGCATTCTGTGACAACAAGTCTGATTGTCGACGAACCGAGATTCTTCGTTATTTTGGTGAAGATTTCTCCCCCGCGGAATGCAATAAGAGTTGCGATAACTGCAAAGCTGGATTGACTTTTGAGCAACAAGACTTTTCAGAATACGCCATTGCCGCTATCAAGGTCATACAGGCCCAGCACCGTATCACAGCAGTGCAGTGTTCTGACATTCTTTTGGGGAAAAAGTATCCCCAGAATGAAGCAGAGCTATCCGAGGAGTGGCACGGCATGGCGAAGGGTTTGAAGAAACACGAGCTCATTCGGGTGATTGACAAACTATCTGCCGAGAAGGCTTTCAACGAGGACAATCAGGTCGGTCGGCATGGCATGGCGATTCAGTACCTACGCCTCGGACCAACTCACCGATTGTTTCTTTCTGGCCAGCGTAAGCTGATGTTGTCCATTCAAGTACCGGAGCCAGGTGCGTCAAAGAAGACAACCAAATCTCGAGCCAAGAAGGGTAAGGCGCCGGCTGAGGAGGAAGTCTCAAACATGCCATCGACATACGTCTCTTCGCCTATAGGCcgccagaagaagaagccaccGGCAACAGAGAGTGACCGTGGGAACAACGCCACAGCATCATACTCGTGGGAAGATGCGGGCTTTGTGGTAGACGATGAGTACGACGAGGACGCATTCGATGAGCTCCCGCAGCATCGACCGGCGAGACCATCGTCTCGTACTCCGGGCCCCTCTATACCGGTTGATACCGGCTTGGAAAATCTAGACGAGATACACCGAGACATGGTCGAAGGTTTTGTCTACGAAGCAAGGCAAACCGAGGAAAAAATTCGCAACCAAAAGAGCCTGAGGAAACCACTTTTCACGGAAAAAGACTTTCGGATTATGGCTATCCAATGGACCACCTCACTTGAGAAGATGCGTAGGATCCCTGGTATTGACCCCGACAAAGTCAATGAATACGGACCCAGGATCATTCGCATACTGCAGAAGCACTACAACCACTACCAAGAAGCGATGGACCCTAGGAGCGGCGGCGGAGGCCAGGATGTTGTAGATCTGATCAGCTCAGAGGGCGAGAtggatgacgaagatgaggatgaggacggCGAAGATTCACACTATTTCAATGGAAACTCCCGACCAGACGTCCAGGCGTTCCACAACAGGCTGCAAAGTCTCGGGAGTGTACAAACCCAAAGCAAGCCAAGGGCAACCAGCAAAAGTGGCGGAAGTTCCAAAAGATACTCTAGCGGCAAGAAGTATCCCAGCAAGAAGTCCACAGGTGGTGTGACGAAGCGTAGGAGCACCGGTAGCAGCTCTGGTCGCAGAGCGGGCAGTTCATCGACTGCCGCCAGAGCCTCAAGCAGTGGCTCAAGAACACTGAAGAAGGGAGGCATTGGGCTGATGCCCATGTAGGAGCAGCAGAGATCAATTGGTCTTTTGATTCACGAGCACACGACTAGAGCGGAGGATCAAGGAGACAACGTATATACCAGTGCGGCGGAGGAGAATTGCAGGATGGATTATGAGCTTTTTCGACGACATGGGCGCTTGCTTCTCGCTACTAAGATCATACCCCTTTACAGCAGGGCAGAACAAGAGAGAATTAACATTCCAATACTAGAAATCATCAAAACTGTTTATGAGCGGGCGGGAGTTGATGGTGGCTTTCTTGGTGGCTTTCTTTTGCATGGGCGGCGATAGGGGGTTTCATTccatttgtttgtttttcAAGGGCACAACTCTCTCAATGGCGTTCACGGGACGCCTCGCATGAAAAAAGAGCTTTGCATCAGTCCAGTCCTGCAGTTGTACATGAAGGAAGCAAAATCGTACGGCAGCGTCGTAAATGCATGGTCTTGAATGAACGAGGCTCAGCTGTCACATAGACGCATCACGAAAATTAGGAAAAATTCAAACGATGACTTGACCACTTGTACTTGAGGGATGTTCGTATTGAACGATCTCTTTCTCCTTCGACGAATGTTcgctatataaaaaaatacaAGACCAAAAGAGAGGGTATAGCGAGGTATAGCTGTGGATATGATTCATCAAAACTGTCCTTCATGTACCACCTATCTTGCTGCGTGCTGATATCCTTTCCTTTCACTCTCGCTGCATCTGCATAGAATGCACGAGCTGCCACAGAAAGAGAGGAAAGATGTTCATCAAGAGTGATGACTCGTAACCAAGGACTGCAGTCCTCACAAAGAAAACGGGATTCTACGTTGTCATCCCTTAAGCTATGTCCCAAACTCCGTAAACCATTTTGGTCTTAACCTGGTACGCCGTGCTGCTCAAAAGACGTGTGTTTGTTGTTCCGTCAATGGCGCCCCAGGCCCCTTGACAACCTCGAGGCCTTGTATATAGGCCTCAGGTAATTTGAATGAAGTTAGATTGTTAGAACATATGTTACATAGAAACAGGAAGATCATCCTGTTTCGAAAAGTGAATATATTGTTGAGCCACGAAATGGTCAATGCGTGGGGTTTTCAGTGCCTCCACCTTGGCTTTGAATCCTTTGGCTCGGCTGGAGAAGGTTTGCGCATAGCAGATCGCGCACCCGCTACGGCAGCGGGACTCGCTCGTCCCGTGTCCGATCTGggctgaggaagaagactgATCCTCCTCGACACGGTAGCAAGAGAGCTGGCAGGCCTGCTATGTGGGTTCTCGCCATTATCTCCGATGGACCTAGAAGCCTGTAAAGATGACCGCCTACCAGAAAGAGCAGTCGTTGACAGATGAGACGCCAGGCGCGGCTTTGGCAAAGGCTGGCTATTTGAACCATGGGAAGCAAGCCTTTCTCGGAATGAGAGACTCGAGTGTGTGCGCCTAGTAGGCGTTTCAACCCTGGGCGACGCTGAAGTGGCGCGAGTATCAGGGCTGCGTATAATAGGCAGTTTCGAGCCACTGGCCCCGGGCGTAGCTGAACCGGTCGATCGTTGTACAGAGGGGCTCGTCTTGGCGTAAGGGCTCGGTGTTGTTAGTGTGAGTGGTTTGAAGTTGTGGCCAGTATCGACATCCGCTGTATTTGTTGAACTGTTCCAACGCGGTCGATTCGCCAGTTTCGAATCCGGTCGCTTGATTTGACTTGCTGCCGATAGGTTGCTGACAGATGAAGAGCCGACTATAGTAGAGAGACGAGAAAAACCTGATTTCCTGCCAGTTTGTGTAGTTGGCGCTGGCAACGACGAGTGCCGACGATTCGGAGGAATTGCGCGATTGGTAGCTCCTGGGGTGGCCCGCACCTTGGGAGGCTTCGACATCGGCGTATGAGGATCCATTCCCAGACTAGACATTATGACTGATGATGGTGGCGAGCTGCCCGGGGTCTCCCGTCCACTGCCCAGAGTCGAGCGGTCGTTCGAAAGCATACTGGAGATGGAGTCACGCAGCTGTTGACTCTTATCCGCATGGAGGTCTTCGACTATGGACTCGGCGTCTTTCATTTGTTGTTTGAGATTCTGCCATCGATTTTGCAAATCCGTATGTAGGCGTAAAATCTCTCCGTTAACGGTCAAGCGCTCGCTGACACCTTTGTCGATGATTGAGAGAACGCGTTCGATAGCCGGCCCGTAGTGCGTTCTCTTGGCCTCATAACTTTCCAGTTTCTTCATCAAGGCAGGTTGGTTAGTCAAATGTAGACCAGCATCGGCAGCTTCCCTGAGTTTGAACAAGGAGCGTTCAACAGACTCTTGCATCTTCTGAGCCTGTCGGCCAGCGCCTCGGAATACAATGACCCAACGATCCTCGCCTAGCTCCTTGCGCAATGATTCTGCATCCTTCTCTAGCTTTCTGTAGCTTGCATCAAGCCCGTCACGTCTCATATTCAACTCTTCGCAAGCTGTAGGAAAAGCGGGCCGAGCTCGTGCTTCGAACATAGACAGTCGCATCGGTAGGAAGTCAAGAGAGGCTCGGAGAGGTTGCATTCGAGCAAACAGAGCTAGTAAACTCGAATCGTCCTGGGACAACGTGGGCGTGCCGGGTGACGTAGGGGTCACTGGGAAGGTCGGGATACTGTAGCGATTTGGCGCTTGCAACCGCGATGCATGTGAAGGATTCTCCTCGACAATTGTCTCAAGGTCTCCGATATCGACACTATCCGCACTGGCGGCAGCCATTAGGCTCTTGTGACGTCGTTCCTCCATCTCAAAAACCAGCCTACTCAATTCGTCCATTTCCCCCTGTACGTCCCCGAGAACGTTATTCCAAAGCTCCTCCCACTCCATGGCTATCTCCACTTGAGCCCTCACAGTATGTAGTGTTCTGCGAATCTTACTCCATTCTTGGATAACCGACTCCATTTGAGAAACAGCACGAACAAGATCGTCGGCAGATACATTGCCAATATCCTTTCTGTTCTGAAGTTGCTCAATCGCCCCCACATAGGCTTTGACGAGTCCTTCGAAGCGTGTAATGGCCATTTCCACCTCGGCGAGGCCTTCGCGACCACCTGCAGCAGCCCATTCGACATCATCTTCACTATCGAGACCCTCAACCACCTCCGATGCTTTCGAAATCCAGCTCCTGATTTGCTCGGCAGCGTTAATCAGCGCTTTCGCAGCGACTTGAGCGGTTGGAATGGCGTTCACTTGGCTCGCTAGCGATTCGGCATCTGGAAGCTGCAGTGACGTCAACTGAGCGAGTTGAGAGGCGAACGAGGCACGCGATAATGTATAGATAGAGCCTGGGCGATTATGGCCGGGCGTGAAGTACGAATTTAAATTGGGGACATATTCGGTAGAGGCTGGCGCAGGAGAAACGACTGGTGGTGTATCCTTTgggggtggtggtggtggaggaaGATCTGTTTTATCGGGGGATGGGGGACGTGTGGTTCGTTCGATGTGCTCTCGTCGAGTGTCGAGAGTGACCTTAGTTCCATTGCCATTGGTGTGGTCGGGAAGGCGATACTTTTGAGTGTCCATATCCAGGGGCCTTCGATGTTCGATCTCGGGTAATAGGGTAACAACAGACTCGTTGTCCTCGATAGTTAACGACGACAGCATAAGAGAGGGCTCGAGGGCGACGGGCTTTGGTGAAGGAGAAGCGCCGGCGCCCTTCCACGGGCGACCGCGCCGAGAGATAACCGATTTGATCGAACCCGCTTGGTGCTTCTCGTCGAGCTGTCGAAGTTGATCCTCGTCTAAGCGACCTATATGATCGATTTGAGGTGTAATCGGGGACGTCAATATTTTTGGGGCGCCGAAACCGAGAGCTTTTAATCGTGCAGCCAACCCGGGAGAGGTCTTGCGAATGTTAGAGGAGGGTATGGGCGACGTTGGAGTAGGGAATGGGTAAAGAGcatttgttgatgttgatgttgatgctgTCTTTGCTGTGGTGGAAGGGGTAACCGCGACGGAAGCGCTAGGAGTCGTGTTGATCGTGGAAGCAGTGGTTGTGGGTGAGGCAAAATTAGTTGTCGTCGTGTCAATGGCAGAGGATGAGGTAGTGAGCGAACTGGAATTAGGATCCGGGGCGCAGGTGGATGAGGGATTGGATGAACCAGGGTTGAATGGCAAGTGAGATAGTTGGCCAGGGACGTCAGCGAAATTCAGCAGGCCGCCGGCGGGTGCATCATGGTCCCGGTCACTGTGGCAGTGGTCGCTGACGAACTGGCCCACGTCGATAGATCGGTTGGCTTCAGGGCTCGCAGCAGGTGTCGACAAAAATGGATCTGCTTTTGACTGGTTTTGGACGGCAGATGTCGTCGCGTCCCGATTTTGGGAGTTCATTAGTTATTGGAATTTGTCCCTTTAGAAAAAAACGAGGGATGACTGGCTAAATGCCCAGGTTGAAGCGCAGATCCAGGTCATGAAGCCAGGATATGTTGTATGCGTTTGGACCTTGAAATCCGTAAGCGAAATGCTTTCAGGTTCTCGTCAGGTCAATCGTCAAGATcgaaaatagaaaataagaaataggACAGATTGGATCAAGTTGCGAGCAGTGGTCAAAGGGTGTCCTTATGCCTCTCCCTCCTGGCCTCTGTCTCCCTAATAAGACGAATGAGAATGTCTTGCCCTTCAGTGCCACAAATCACTAGCCCAACCATGCGAGATCCACTGTCATGATACGGATACTGCGCAGCTGTTGTAGCTGGAAGTCAATGGCACTGTCGTGTCAATGACAATACCAGGGTTGAAAGGCAGGTGGTTGGTGAATTGATGGGATGAATGAATGCTCTGTCATTCACATCCACATGTGAATGTATACAGCGAATCTTGGAAGGAGCAGAAAAGTTAATCTCTGAGCTTTGGGCTATACAGATGAAAATTAATGACCCAAAAACATGGTTTAACATGGTATAGAGCGACTTACTTATTTTGTCTCCTATGTTCTCAGTAGCGTCGCTGTCAGTGGGGACGGGAGCTTGAGTGGAGTTATGATGTACTATATCTGAGGGTCTTCAGGTGGCCGCAAGCCGCTGACACGATTGGAGGTTGAATGAACGCCCTGCAAATGAAGAGAGCACCTGCGGGAGAGAAGAAACAATGCCGACCACTGAAAACTGAGTCTCTAACGGGGTGTGGATCAGTGATGAATTGGCAAATACCAAGCGATACTCGTCACAGCCAGTCGAATTGACTGAAGGCTGGATAGCCTCAAGCTAGAGCCAGGCAGACAAATCAAAAGGCCCAGGCGGcaggattaataaatagaatgGCTTTGCAAGAAGGCACGAACAAGagtattaaaggttattgctcaaaaggaaaggaagggaGAAAATCAATTGTCACCCGTGTCGTACTCTGATCAATTACGAACCAACAGAAATATTGTCTGATGGGGTTCGAGAGATGAAAGTGTCTGGCGGGGGCAAAAGGGGGCCAGTCAAGCGTTTCGGAAGATGGTCGTATTGAGAATAAATGAGACGTGTCCAAAGCAGTGAATGAATGGAGAAATTCAAGCAGTCGAATTGTAAGAAGTGAGCGACGGGAGATGaagtaaagtaataataatcgTAAAGGAAAATCTTGCTAACGAATAACTACTAAGATGGTCTAAGTCATTGGGTCTTTAGATGAGATGCCCCAAAATGGAAGGGTCAAAGGCAATGGGTCAACTTGCGGCAGGATCGACCAAGGCTGAAGCAAACCTgtatcatcaacatccaagGACGCTCCATCATTCTAACTATTAGCTTGATAAATCAACAAAGACATCATTATACTTGATCCGGCTGCCATGTCCCTCTGTCAAAACGTCAAAGAGTCTGCAAaaggaaaaaggaaaaaggaaAGTTTACCTAACATCGCGTTAAAGCAACACACCCTGGATCACCACTATTGGTaaagaaagaaggagaaaaagaataCGAATGGATACAAGACGTTGCATCCAATCTAACACTACCACGCGATACAAGACGAAAATATTAATGCCGATGGAATAATAGATTGACGGACAGAGACGGGGGGTGATACCCAACTTACCGGGGGTTCGGATCAGATGAACATTGTCGTCACTTGAAAACTATTTCTGATATGATTCAATACTCAACCCCTGGTCACTGGTCTCGCGTAGCTATTGACCAGCTAATTAGCGCCTGCTAACAAGTCCATGGATGGGTTAATGTCGATCAGGTATCcgtgttgatggtgttgttaGTGTAGGTACAGACGAAGCTTGTAAAGTGGACAGCAAATAGAGAAGATATGATATCTTGGAATATGATGGGAAAAGGAAAGATACCTTTGGAAGCTGTATGTGTTGGTGTAAGCTAAGAAGACTTAAAGTGTTGCACTATGAACAAGGGTTGTCGATATAGGTAGATATGCAGGTATAATAATCTGTTATAAAGATTGGACCCAAAGATCGTCATGAACCATAAAGTGCATATAATACAATGAATACTTTCATAACAGTATAATTAACAAAAAAACTAGTAGCAGAGACTGATCAACCACTTTTGCGCATAAACTCAATAACATAGATGCATATTAAATCTCGGGGTCATCCTAGCGTTGTGTTCGGGCTGGAGAGGAGGGTCTTGGTCAGTCATCAGGATCATGGATCGATTCTGAAACTCGTACTTATCTCGCGATATCCGTAGCAACGGAATTCCAATCGATATCAGGAAATAAGAACGCAAGATGCTTGGCGTTAGCAACATTGTCAAGtgaatacctaggtaggtgaTCAACTTCAAACTTAATATCCGTTTGTGTGAGGTTGCCCAGTGATATGATATCGGAGTCGTTCTAGAAATCATAAATCGTGATAATAAAGATGTTTGCTGCTGTTTGCGTCGGTCTCTGTAATACATACCTCGTTGAACTCCATGCTTAATCCCTGTCTTTTGTCCTGTGCATTCTGACTTTGGTGTATGTACAGAGTAGTGCAACTATTATCGTGCAACCAGTCATCGTCAACGCTCCCTTTCCTTTTCGTCTCGTACAGAAAGAAGCTTACTGCAGGGTCCATTGCCGTTCCTGTtcctgtgcctgtgcctgtgcctgaGCTCCTTTGCCTGCATTTGGTGTCACCAATGTCGATCATTAACCTCTTTCAGCCCAAGCCATAAGTAAATATCTGGTTACCCCTTTGTTGACTGACGATTAAATAAAACGACATCACGATAACCATGATATCAGCAGACCAACTCTCTGATACTGATCGATTCGATTCACTTCCAATACGCCCTAACACCAAACGGCTTCTGGAAGACACGGATGCTCCCTCAGATCCTTGCTCTAATACTTACCAGGGAAAACGGAGCCACTCGCCTGAGCTCTCTCACGACTCTATGTACATAATACTCTCCATCACCGTTAATAATACACAATTCACCCCTGCCGAAGTCCCCATCTGCCTTTCCTGTCCAGTCGGTATTAGCGAAAACGGATGAACTGGAGCTTGTAGCTGGAGGCCCAGGTCCAGTGTAATTTCGCCCGTGCCTGTCCCGCCAACCATTCAAAGTCAAGCCCGGCCTTTCCATGAGCCAGGGTTGCCCCATCCCCATCAACAACCCCTGGAAAGGAaatcatccatccatccaattGCCCCTTCACTCACCTTTCggctctttttaattaatctaaTTCCTCTCCCCTCcttgtcctgtcctgtcctgtcttgtcttttcttgccaggcatcatcttgtcttgtcttgttctgtCCTGCCTTTTCTGTCTtctgtcttcttcttttgctaCGGCACCCTTCCATAAACTGACTCTCGTTTCTTCTATTCGCTCTCTCATCCTCTATATCGCTCTCTATATTGgtccagcccagcccagcccagccctgGCCCCATCTCTCTTAGGCTATTGCTGCAACTACCAACCGAGCTATCTTGAGCAAGCTATCGTCTCGAGTGGGACTCATCATCTcttgtgtttgtttgtgCACCTGTATAAGCGCAGATCGTTattcacatcacatcacacatCACGTCACGCACGAATTATCGTCCACAAAATAGCAAGGCTGATTCCCCGGCGGTTCCTTATCATACAACGTTGCACATCGACATTTCCAGCTGCATCACTATAGCACTGGACCGGCCGTTACCTTGTACCACAGAGCAAACACGACATGATGGCTACCACCAACAACCAAACACCGTTGCTTCGCTGCGAGTCGCCGCCTCCAGACGCCCTGCCCACACCAGCCCTCGGCGCATGCCCGGAACTCTCTCGATGCTTGTCGACAACGTCCTCTTGGTCTCATGGCAGTAATGATGCCAACTCCAGGGATTCCCTCGGCATCGAAAACTACAACCGCCACTCCACCGGCAGCCTCGATGTCAGCAGCATGAAGCAGCGTCGAGATGTATCGACTTCGAGACACTCCAGCTACAACCTGGATGGTCGAAGCCGTCGTCGTGGCTACATGCGGCCACAAGGAACAGATTTCGCCGAGAGTGCACGATCTCGTGAGAGTGTCATGAGTCTCGGCAGCATCGCACATCTGCAGTACTACTTTGCCAGAACCGGCTTACTTGATGGCAAGGGCGGTCAATTGGCCAGAAAGAAGCAGCAACGTGCCACCCTTGATCTCTCGTCCTTGGATACCAACTCGGGCTCATTGCCCAACATTGTCGGTTCAGATGTCGATTCATATGATTCCACCAGCAGCAGCCCAGACTTTAACTCGCAGGGATTCGGCAATGACATCGTCGAGTCCCCAACAACCGAAGATATGGAGGAGTTTTTCGATGATACCTTCAGCGATGTTGGGGGGCACATGCTCCCCCCAACTGTGAGCACCTACCATCACCGAGAAAACATAGTCCCGAAGCCGCCTACCATCATGGAGCTCAAGTCAGAACTCGAGCAAGCGCTGGGTGACGCAAAGGATGCTTTAGACGAAGTAGAGGCGCGAAGAGCCGGCACTTGGGAGTCACCGGCTGACGCCCCCGAATATCCCAACATGCCAAAGGAACATACCCAGGGGTGGTTTGAGCTCCAGGGAATGCACATCCTGGATGTCGTGACACTAGCAATCCGTGCGGCAAAGATGTACTACACAGCTCATGAGCTGCCCGACCGCCTTGACTCTATTAAACCCGAGAAGCAGGTCAGAGCGGACCTCTTGGCTGTGATGGAGACTCTGAGACAAATGGCCACTAGGAATTTCAAGGAAGGCATGAGGGATGAGGAGACCAAGACGATGACCAACTGGATCGACAGTGTGTTTGACATCCTGAAGCAGGAGCAAGAGATTGAGGATGCTGAGATTGCTGAGCGGGATGGATGGATCTGGGCCAAGGGTGATTGGACTGGCCGTGAGTTGGAGCGAGAGCGACAGTTCCTCTTGTCCATGGACACCACATCTGAGCCCTTGCCTGAATGGAAGCCCATGTCGGCTACAGATGAGAAGCCTACACCTTTCCTTGAAGCCATGCAGGACGGTGTTCGGCTTGTCAAGCTTCACAACGCCGTTGTACACAAATCACGAAGACGATTTGGTTCTATCGGATCATACCACAGCGATACCCAGAAACCCTACCGCTGTGCCGACAACCTGCGTTACTGGGTCAAGGCGGCTGAACTGCGCTTTGAGGTTATGTTGAAGGTCGATGTTTTGGCTGTTCAGTACAACACATCCCCCCAGGCCTGGCTAGACTTTGAGGCCGCCATCCTCAAGTGGTCTCGCCACGTTCGCGATGAGGTTACCCGCGAGTTGGCGCTATAGGACAAGGTCTCCAAACAGACATTCTTTTGTTTTTTCACAGTGATCGAGGGACATGGCCAGCTCGATGCACTGATATTCTAATGATTGGACGTTGAGGATTCCCCCTTGGAGTTTTGTCGggtttatatttcttattcttctta includes:
- a CDS encoding hypothetical protein (BUSCO:7816at5125), with product MNSQNRDATTSAVQNQSKADPFLSTPAASPEANRSIDVGQFVSDHCHSDRDHDAPAGGLLNFADVPGQLSHLPFNPGSSNPSSTCAPDPNSSSLTTSSSAIDTTTTNFASPTTTASTINTTPSASVAVTPSTTAKTASTSTSTNALYPFPTPTSPIPSSNIRKTSPGLAARLKALGFGAPKILTSPITPQIDHIGRLDEDQLRQLDEKHQAGSIKSVISRRGRPWKGAGASPSPKPVALEPSLMLSSLTIEDNESVVTLLPEIEHRRPLDMDTQKYRLPDHTNGNGTKVTLDTRREHIERTTRPPSPDKTDLPPPPPPPKDTPPVVSPAPASTEYVPNLNSYFTPGHNRPGSIYTLSRASFASQLAQLTSLQLPDAESLASQVNAIPTAQVAAKALINAAEQIRSWISKASEVVEGLDSEDDVEWAAAGGREGLAEVEMAITRFEGLVKAYVGAIEQLQNRKDIGNVSADDLVRAVSQMESVIQEWSKIRRTLHTVRAQVEIAMEWEELWNNVLGDVQGEMDELSRLVFEMEERRHKSLMAAASADSVDIGDLETIVEENPSHASRLQAPNRYSIPTFPVTPTSPGTPTLSQDDSSLLALFARMQPLRASLDFLPMRLSMFEARARPAFPTACEELNMRRDGLDASYRKLEKDAESLRKELGEDRWVIVFRGAGRQAQKMQESVERSLFKLREAADAGLHLTNQPALMKKLESYEAKRTHYGPAIERVLSIIDKGVSERLTVNGEILRLHTDLQNRWQNLKQQMKDAESIVEDLHADKSQQLRDSISSMLSNDRSTLGSGRETPGSSPPSSVIMSSLGMDPHTPMSKPPKVRATPGATNRAIPPNRRHSSLPAPTTQTGRKSGFSRLSTIVGSSSVSNLSAASQIKRPDSKLANRPRWNSSTNTADVDTGHNFKPLTLTTPSPYAKTSPSVQRSTGSATPGASGSKLPIIRSPDTRATSASPRVETPTRRTHSSLSFRERLASHGSNSQPLPKPRLASHLSTTALSGRRSSLQASRSIGDNGENPHSRPASSLATVSRRISLLPQPRSDTGRASPAAVAGARSAMRKPSPAEPKDSKPRWRH
- a CDS encoding hypothetical protein (BUSCO:25104at5125); this translates as MMATTNNQTPLLRCESPPPDALPTPALGACPELSRCLSTTSSWSHGSNDANSRDSLGIENYNRHSTGSLDVSSMKQRRDVSTSRHSSYNLDGRSRRRGYMRPQGTDFAESARSRESVMSLGSIAHLQYYFARTGLLDGKGGQLARKKQQRATLDLSSLDTNSGSLPNIVGSDVDSYDSTSSSPDFNSQGFGNDIVESPTTEDMEEFFDDTFSDVGGHMLPPTVSTYHHRENIVPKPPTIMELKSELEQALGDAKDALDEVEARRAGTWESPADAPEYPNMPKEHTQGWFELQGMHILDVVTLAIRAAKMYYTAHELPDRLDSIKPEKQVRADLLAVMETLRQMATRNFKEGMRDEETKTMTNWIDSVFDILKQEQEIEDAEIAERDGWIWAKGDWTGRELERERQFLLSMDTTSEPLPEWKPMSATDEKPTPFLEAMQDGVRLVKLHNAVVHKSRRRFGSIGSYHSDTQKPYRCADNLRYWVKAAELRFEVMLKVDVLAVQYNTSPQAWLDFEAAILKWSRHVRDEVTRELAL